The following are from one region of the Microbacterium sp. cx-55 genome:
- a CDS encoding DsbA family protein, whose translation MRNYVKPLWVTGAVVVVLVLVAAIWMAVNRPAPAESGAGPASVVREDSRVLDRGGEGAVTVVEFLDFECEACGAAYPYVEQLRADYVGRITYVVRYFPLPGHVNSTNAALAAEAAGQQGAFEEMYHALFQSQADWGEAGESRADVFRTFAEDLGLDMTEYDRAVADPDTLARVQADFADGRALGVSGTPTFFVNGRQLTELTQWSDVTDAIDAELAP comes from the coding sequence GTGCGGAATTATGTGAAGCCGTTGTGGGTGACGGGTGCGGTCGTGGTGGTGCTGGTTCTGGTCGCGGCGATCTGGATGGCGGTGAACCGCCCGGCGCCGGCGGAAAGCGGGGCGGGCCCGGCGAGTGTCGTGCGCGAGGACTCCCGCGTGCTCGATCGCGGCGGCGAAGGAGCGGTGACGGTGGTCGAGTTCCTCGACTTCGAGTGCGAGGCCTGCGGCGCCGCGTACCCGTACGTCGAGCAGTTGCGCGCGGACTACGTCGGAAGGATCACCTACGTCGTCAGGTACTTTCCGCTGCCCGGTCACGTGAACTCGACGAACGCGGCACTCGCGGCGGAGGCGGCGGGTCAGCAGGGCGCGTTCGAGGAGATGTACCACGCCCTGTTCCAGTCCCAGGCGGACTGGGGCGAGGCAGGAGAGTCGCGGGCGGATGTGTTCCGCACGTTCGCCGAAGACCTCGGGTTGGACATGACCGAGTACGACCGCGCCGTGGCCGATCCCGACACGCTCGCTCGCGTCCAGGCGGACTTCGCCGACGGTCGCGCCCTGGGAGTGTCGGGCACGCCCACCTTCTTCGTCAACGGCAGGCAACTGACCGAGTTGACGCAGTGGTCGGATGTGACCGACGCGATCGACGCGGAGCTCGCGCCGTGA
- a CDS encoding siderophore-interacting protein, protein MIPSPRTPSAQTTLDVLETAWLTPGLVRVTLGGEQFSAFPDRPETDKYAKLYFPPEGSTLKPPYDLAALREQVPFDQLPTVRTYTIRQVDHDRRTIDIDFVVHGDTGVAGPWAASAQPGDRLTMSSPGGGYSPDLDADERVLIGDESAIPAIASALESLPSGVSAIALIETRSTAHRVTLAGNVTWVDEQHDAPGANLVTVVEALPWPAGRVQVFAHGERGAMKALRPLFTARGVARTELSLSAYWAAGRTEDAFQAEKRLPVGQIFPA, encoded by the coding sequence ATGATCCCCTCGCCCCGCACCCCGTCCGCACAGACCACCCTCGACGTTCTCGAGACGGCGTGGCTCACACCGGGACTCGTCCGGGTGACGCTCGGCGGCGAGCAGTTCTCCGCCTTCCCGGACCGGCCGGAGACCGACAAGTACGCGAAGCTCTACTTCCCGCCCGAGGGCAGCACGCTGAAACCGCCCTACGACCTCGCCGCTCTCCGCGAGCAGGTGCCGTTCGACCAGCTCCCCACCGTTCGCACATACACGATCCGCCAGGTCGACCACGACCGACGGACGATCGACATCGACTTCGTCGTGCACGGCGACACGGGGGTCGCGGGGCCCTGGGCCGCATCCGCCCAGCCCGGCGACCGGTTGACGATGTCGTCGCCCGGCGGCGGATACTCCCCCGACCTCGACGCCGATGAGCGCGTGCTGATCGGCGACGAATCCGCCATCCCCGCGATCGCCTCGGCGCTCGAGTCGCTGCCGTCCGGTGTCAGCGCGATCGCGCTCATCGAGACGCGCTCGACAGCTCATCGAGTCACGCTCGCCGGCAACGTGACCTGGGTCGACGAGCAGCACGATGCACCGGGCGCGAATCTCGTCACCGTGGTCGAGGCCCTCCCCTGGCCCGCCGGACGCGTGCAGGTCTTCGCGCACGGCGAACGCGGCGCCATGAAGGCCCTCCGCCCCCTCTTCACCGCTCGCGGCGTCGCGCGCACCGAGCTCTCGTTGTCCGCGTACTGGGCCGCCGGACGCACCGAAGACGCCTTCCAGGCCGAGAAGCGGCTGCCCGTGGGTCAGATCTTCCCGGCCTGA
- a CDS encoding SIMPL domain-containing protein (The SIMPL domain is named for its presence in mouse protein SIMPL (signalling molecule that associates with mouse pelle-like kinase). Bacterial member BP26, from Brucella, was shown to assemble into a channel-like structure, while YggE from E. coli has been associated with resistance to oxidative stress.), whose translation MSDVTITVRGEHEERLAAEVGIVRATIRVEGSDRPRVIEELAEIAHPVRADLDARRESGALLRWTSSRANVWTERPWAPDGAKLDPVHHASVEITANFADPAALSAWVDEVSILDGTQIDAVTWELSELTAGAARDRVAASAVLDAVNRAAAYASALALSSVTPVAIADVGLLGGDGTTPSSKLMRSMAADAGGVDLRPEDVVVSAAVDARFIAH comes from the coding sequence ATGAGCGACGTCACCATCACGGTCCGCGGCGAACACGAGGAACGACTCGCGGCGGAGGTCGGCATCGTCCGCGCCACGATCCGCGTGGAAGGTTCCGACCGGCCCCGAGTCATCGAGGAGCTCGCCGAGATCGCCCACCCCGTCCGTGCCGACCTCGACGCACGCCGTGAGAGCGGCGCACTCCTTCGGTGGACCAGTTCTCGCGCGAACGTCTGGACGGAACGGCCCTGGGCGCCCGACGGCGCGAAGCTCGACCCGGTGCATCACGCGTCGGTCGAGATCACCGCGAACTTCGCTGACCCGGCGGCTCTTTCCGCCTGGGTCGACGAGGTATCCATCCTCGACGGCACGCAGATCGACGCCGTCACATGGGAGCTCAGCGAACTGACCGCGGGCGCGGCTCGCGACCGGGTGGCCGCATCCGCCGTGCTCGACGCCGTGAATCGCGCGGCCGCGTACGCGTCCGCGCTCGCGCTCAGCTCCGTGACGCCCGTCGCTATCGCCGACGTGGGCCTGCTCGGCGGAGACGGCACGACCCCCTCCTCGAAGCTGATGCGTTCGATGGCGGCGGATGCGGGCGGCGTCGATCTGCGCCCCGAAGACGTCGTCGTGAGCGCGGCGGTCGACGCTCGCTTCATCGCGCACTGA
- a CDS encoding HNH endonuclease signature motif containing protein, which translates to MTATVPTLPLPLTAVSGLLSESVAPLIDPRALAAMSDDALLSLVQDAECLGRAVDGLRVLAAGEVVERSRATLGPERLSAKRGCRTPAEVLERAALVSGQTARARIQLATRVQSTFTLTGELLPGAFPSVRESLASGALSTDAAAAIVSYLAPVLERGHAVDAMAGTDPVRTAECELVAAALAGETADDVRLMAQTWALFLDQDGALPDERGNRERALSLGRERNGTVPVRGALLPEVAAQLQRLLDAFLNPKVGDGPRFVTGETDASGGTRAGDADASPHESGIFRDDPERRTPAQKRHDALAGVLTNAAAHDSMPRLGGAAPTLIVAATPDQLAAPRGLAFLQGGAQTGAPVSASVARHIGCLGAVQRLVLSPDGRIIELGNVLRVFSAAQRRAITVRDGECVIPGCHVPGAWCEIHHVHEHSRGGPTHTDNGVLLCWHHHRTIETGGWEIEMRRGVPWVRPPGWIDAHRAWRPGGRSAIREWARLRASGGAPP; encoded by the coding sequence ATGACCGCGACGGTTCCCACGCTCCCCCTCCCGCTCACCGCGGTGAGCGGGTTGCTGAGCGAGTCGGTGGCGCCCCTCATCGATCCACGGGCACTCGCCGCGATGAGCGACGATGCCCTCTTGTCGCTCGTCCAGGATGCGGAATGTCTGGGGCGAGCGGTCGACGGCCTCCGCGTCCTCGCCGCGGGAGAAGTCGTCGAGCGCTCGCGGGCCACGCTCGGACCCGAGCGGCTTTCCGCGAAACGCGGCTGCCGCACCCCGGCCGAAGTGCTGGAGCGCGCGGCGCTCGTCTCGGGCCAGACCGCTCGCGCCCGCATCCAACTCGCGACCCGCGTCCAGTCAACCTTCACCCTGACCGGCGAGCTCCTCCCGGGCGCCTTTCCTTCCGTGCGTGAGTCGCTCGCATCCGGAGCGTTGTCGACGGATGCGGCCGCCGCAATCGTCAGTTACCTGGCACCGGTGCTCGAGCGCGGGCACGCGGTCGACGCGATGGCGGGCACCGACCCGGTTCGGACGGCCGAGTGCGAGCTCGTCGCGGCGGCGCTCGCGGGTGAGACCGCCGACGACGTGCGTCTGATGGCGCAGACCTGGGCACTGTTCCTCGATCAGGACGGCGCCCTGCCCGACGAGCGAGGCAACCGCGAGCGCGCTCTGTCGCTCGGTCGCGAGCGCAACGGCACGGTGCCGGTGCGCGGCGCTCTGCTCCCCGAGGTTGCGGCGCAGTTGCAGCGTCTGCTCGACGCGTTCCTCAACCCGAAGGTCGGCGACGGGCCGCGGTTCGTCACCGGTGAGACGGATGCGTCCGGTGGCACGCGGGCGGGTGACGCCGACGCCTCTCCGCACGAGTCCGGTATCTTCCGCGACGATCCCGAACGACGCACTCCCGCACAGAAGCGCCATGATGCGCTGGCTGGCGTGCTGACGAACGCGGCTGCGCACGACAGCATGCCGCGTCTCGGTGGAGCCGCGCCCACGCTCATCGTCGCGGCCACTCCCGATCAGCTGGCCGCCCCGCGCGGCCTCGCCTTCTTGCAGGGCGGCGCACAGACTGGCGCGCCGGTGTCTGCATCCGTCGCCCGACACATCGGTTGCCTGGGGGCCGTGCAGCGGCTCGTGCTGTCACCCGACGGCCGAATCATCGAGCTGGGCAACGTCCTCCGGGTCTTCTCCGCAGCGCAACGCCGGGCGATCACGGTACGCGACGGCGAGTGCGTCATTCCCGGATGCCACGTTCCCGGCGCATGGTGCGAGATCCATCACGTGCACGAGCACTCACGGGGCGGACCCACTCACACCGACAACGGCGTGCTGCTGTGCTGGCACCATCACCGCACGATCGAGACCGGCGGGTGGGAGATCGAGATGCGTCGCGGCGTGCCGTGGGTGCGACCACCCGGATGGATAGACGCCCACCGGGCATGGCGACCCGGAGGGCGGTCGGCGATCCGGGAGTGGGCCAGACTCAGAGCCAGCGGCGGTGCGCCACCGTGA
- the smpB gene encoding SsrA-binding protein SmpB — protein sequence MPRERGEKVIATNRRARHEYEIDKTYEAGLVLTGTEVKSLRQGRANLSDGYAYIDGGQAFLDAVNIPEYSQGHWTNHSAKRTRKLLLHKEEIIKISHAVSAGGYTLVPLKLYFLDGRAKVEIAVAKGKREFDKRQTLRERQDKREAERAMRTKNRLGE from the coding sequence ATGCCCAGGGAACGCGGAGAGAAGGTCATCGCGACCAACCGCCGCGCACGGCACGAGTACGAGATCGACAAGACCTATGAGGCCGGGCTCGTCCTGACCGGCACCGAGGTGAAGTCACTCCGTCAGGGCCGGGCGAACCTGAGCGATGGCTACGCCTACATCGACGGTGGGCAGGCGTTCCTCGACGCGGTCAACATCCCGGAGTACTCACAGGGGCATTGGACGAACCACTCGGCGAAGCGCACCCGCAAGCTGCTGCTGCACAAAGAAGAGATCATCAAGATCTCCCACGCGGTATCGGCCGGCGGCTACACCCTCGTTCCGCTGAAGCTGTACTTCCTCGACGGCCGCGCGAAGGTCGAGATCGCGGTCGCGAAGGGCAAGCGCGAGTTCGATAAGCGTCAGACCCTGCGTGAGCGGCAGGACAAGCGCGAGGCCGAACGTGCCATGCGCACGAAGAACCGACTCGGCGAGTAG
- the ftsX gene encoding permease-like cell division protein FtsX, whose amino-acid sequence MRFGLITGEALSGLRRNASMVISVVLVTFVSLTFVGAAILMQMQIGKMKDFWADRAQVAVYMCASVSTATTCDGGVATQDQIDAVTAQLTGPTLSPLIREYTFETSEQAYEKAIDQLGAEYESIITPDQINATFSINLNDQSKSDVIAEAFGGTSGVEEVKDQLQYLEPLFSALTVATYIAVGIAGLMLIAAVLLIATTIRLSAFARRKELGIMRLVGASNRFIQTPFILEGVFAALIGSALASVGVWATVEFGVNGYLRERITFVTTWVDYGDLAVVIPVLIVIGVVLAALSAGFAIRRWLRA is encoded by the coding sequence ATGAGGTTCGGACTGATCACGGGGGAGGCCCTCAGCGGGCTCCGCCGCAACGCCTCGATGGTCATCTCGGTCGTGCTGGTGACGTTTGTGTCGCTGACGTTCGTCGGCGCCGCGATCCTCATGCAGATGCAGATCGGCAAGATGAAGGATTTCTGGGCGGACCGCGCCCAGGTCGCCGTCTACATGTGCGCGAGTGTGTCGACCGCGACCACGTGCGACGGCGGCGTTGCCACGCAGGATCAGATCGACGCCGTGACCGCTCAGCTGACCGGCCCGACGTTGTCGCCGCTCATCCGTGAGTACACGTTCGAGACGAGCGAACAGGCGTACGAGAAGGCGATCGATCAGCTCGGCGCCGAGTACGAGAGCATCATCACGCCCGACCAGATCAACGCGACGTTCTCCATCAATCTCAACGACCAGTCGAAGTCCGATGTGATCGCCGAGGCCTTCGGCGGGACGAGCGGTGTCGAGGAGGTGAAGGACCAGCTGCAGTACCTCGAACCGCTGTTCTCGGCGCTGACCGTGGCCACCTACATCGCGGTCGGGATCGCCGGCCTGATGCTGATCGCCGCCGTGCTGCTCATCGCGACCACCATCCGACTGTCGGCATTCGCGCGTCGAAAAGAGCTCGGCATCATGCGATTGGTCGGCGCCTCGAACAGATTCATCCAGACACCGTTCATCCTCGAGGGCGTGTTCGCCGCCCTCATCGGATCGGCGCTCGCGAGCGTCGGCGTGTGGGCGACGGTCGAGTTCGGCGTCAACGGCTATCTGCGTGAGCGCATCACCTTCGTGACGACATGGGTGGACTACGGGGATCTCGCGGTGGTGATCCCGGTGCTCATCGTGATCGGTGTGGTGCTCGCGGCGCTGTCGGCAGGTTTCGCGATCAGGCGTTGGTTGCGCGCGTAG
- the ftsE gene encoding cell division ATP-binding protein FtsE: MIRFENVTKRYRGTSRPALQSVDFEVQRGEFVFLVGASGSGKSSCLRLILREDVPSEGRVVVLGRDLRSVPNRKVPYFRRHVGSVFQDFRLLPTKNVFQNVAFTLQVIGSSRGFIQQAVPEALALVGLDGKEKRLPHELSGGEQQRVAIARALVNRPQVLLADEPTGNLDPATSVDIMQLLARINAGGTTVLMATHEAGFVDQMQRRVIELKNGEMVRDERHGGYGDTSGIPRLAPQVERGAAAVAALTAVLEVHREIAETGQVEPITLDAAVAATEQAAIVEPVAQAQQQADADAAASLAEKLPDAQKPITRPVPVADIPEVEVNELGLADRLGLGGSEDEVGPTR; encoded by the coding sequence ATGATCCGGTTCGAAAACGTCACCAAGCGGTATCGCGGCACCTCTCGACCTGCTCTGCAGAGCGTCGACTTCGAGGTGCAACGCGGAGAGTTCGTCTTCCTCGTCGGGGCGTCCGGGTCGGGGAAATCCTCGTGCCTGCGACTCATCCTGCGCGAGGACGTCCCGAGCGAAGGGCGTGTCGTCGTGCTCGGACGGGACCTCCGCAGCGTCCCGAACCGCAAGGTTCCCTACTTCCGTCGCCACGTCGGTTCGGTGTTCCAGGACTTCCGGTTGCTGCCGACGAAGAACGTCTTCCAGAACGTCGCGTTCACGCTGCAGGTCATCGGCTCCTCGCGCGGGTTCATCCAGCAGGCCGTCCCCGAGGCGCTCGCGCTCGTCGGCCTCGACGGCAAAGAGAAGCGGCTGCCGCACGAACTCTCCGGCGGAGAACAGCAGCGCGTCGCGATCGCGCGCGCACTGGTGAACCGTCCCCAGGTGCTGCTCGCCGACGAGCCGACCGGAAACCTCGACCCCGCGACATCCGTCGACATCATGCAGTTGCTCGCCCGCATCAACGCGGGCGGCACGACCGTGCTGATGGCGACCCACGAGGCCGGATTCGTCGACCAGATGCAGCGACGCGTGATCGAGCTGAAGAACGGCGAGATGGTGCGCGACGAGCGCCACGGCGGCTACGGCGATACGTCCGGCATCCCGCGCCTCGCGCCGCAGGTCGAGCGGGGTGCGGCGGCGGTCGCGGCCCTCACCGCCGTGCTCGAGGTGCACCGCGAGATCGCCGAGACCGGTCAGGTCGAGCCGATCACGCTCGATGCCGCGGTCGCGGCGACCGAGCAGGCGGCGATCGTCGAGCCCGTCGCGCAGGCTCAGCAGCAGGCGGATGCGGATGCCGCGGCATCCCTCGCCGAGAAGCTGCCCGACGCTCAGAAGCCCATCACGCGCCCCGTGCCCGTGGCCGACATTCCGGAGGTCGAGGTGAACGAGCTCGGGCTCGCGGACCGACTCGGTCTCGGCGGATCGGAAGACGAAGTGGGGCCCACCCGATGA